In one Nicotiana sylvestris chromosome 8, ASM39365v2, whole genome shotgun sequence genomic region, the following are encoded:
- the LOC138876400 gene encoding uncharacterized protein gives MPIGRLAKWQILLIEFDIVYVTCTAIKAQPLADHLTENPIDDEYQPLSTYFPYEEINTIGVVSEDAHAWKMFFDGAENAKGVGIGAILISPTGQHYPATARLCFFCTNNTAEYEACIVGMNMEIDQDVEDLLIMGDCDLIIRQAQGEWETRDVKLIPYRQHVEDLNKQFTQ, from the coding sequence atgcctattgggagattagcaaagtggcaaatcttgcttattgaattcgacatagtctatgtcacttgTACGGCAATAAAAGCCCAGCCATTAGCAGATCATTTGACTGAGAACCCGATTGATGATGagtaccaaccattgagtacttattttccataTGAAGAGATAAACACCATAGGAGTAGTCTCGGAAGACGCTCATGcatggaagatgttctttgatggggctgaaAACGctaaaggtgtaggaattggggcaatcttgatctcacccactggtcaacattatccggctacagctaggctttgtttcttttgcacaaacaatacagctgaatatgaagcctgcatcgtGGGCATGAATATGGAGATCGATCaagatgttgaagatttattgattatgggggattGTGATCTAATTATCCGAcaagcccagggtgaatgggaaactcgagatgtcaagcttattccttaccgacagcacgtggaggatctcAACAAGCAATTCACTCAATaa
- the LOC138876401 gene encoding uncharacterized protein gives MAASGTRRNYTPKSLFSERTPQHYYPHQDLAYTPQPYSVMNTQPYVRPQQQANKNQAPPPRNQPSYRNHYNPQLPQNNFRPQEPPRRQTFTPIGEPYSTLFPKLVQMGFLQPVPQTRQNPASPAYRAGVRCAYHSGAEGHDINDCWTLKRVVENLIEQGKIVLRDEEVPNVTNNPLPAHNNGSLIGMICEDKEFDPALKAIITIVDAERNPKAAPKQDKGEKKTNTVKAELEKKAETKTETMVPSKNEVFYIPRGRSEKPQRFKMKRGIPMYVSKGAYVVRGTIKPHRLNEPTVIGRMPQKPMTDPSTVPWNYQQTLVTYKGKEITGELPENTSAGKYSDIQEVNNATRKRFPPQKPVSVEEAEAFFQKMNMPDYEVVDQLRKYPEQVSMLSLLMRSAEHQKILLKTLNEAYVPAETLVEQLERMMERFFAVNQVSFSKNDLPSEGAAHNKALHLTVKCEDYYAKRVILDGASGVDICPLSMLQRMEIRTGKIRPNNVC, from the coding sequence ATGGCAGCGTCGGGTACAAGGAGAAACTATACTCCCAAATCCCTTTTTTCAGAGAGGACCCCGCAACACTATTACCCTCACCAAGATTTGGCCTATACTCCTCAGCCATACTCGGTCATGAATACTCAGCCTTATGTCCGaccacaacaacaagccaacaaaaatcaagctccacctcccagaaatcagccttcttaccgaaaccactataatccacaactACCCCAGAATAACTTTCGTCCTCAAGAACCACCCAGAAGACAaactttcacacccattggtgaaccgTATTCTACCCTATTCCCAAAACTggtccagatgggtttcctgcaaccagtccctcagacaaggcaaaATCCAGCATCACCTGCTTACAGAGCCGGTGTCAGGTGTGCTTATCATTCGGGAGCAGAAGGGCATGATATcaatgattgttggactttaaaaAGGGTGGTAGAGAACTTAatagaacaaggaaaaatagtattaagggacgaggaggtcccaaatgtgaccaacaatccgttgcccgctcacaataatgggtcATTGATTGGGATGATCTGTGAGGATAAGGAGTTTGATCCTGCCCTGAAAGCTATAATCACCATTGTCGATGCAGAGAGAAATCCTAAAGCAGCCCCGAAGCAAgataaaggggaaaagaagactaaTACTGTCAAGGCTGAGCTCGAAAAGAAGGCTGAGACAAAGACAGAGACGATGGTGCCTTCGAAGAATGAGGTTTTCTATATTCCACGAGGTCGATCAGAGAAGCCACAGAGATTCAAAATGAAAAGGGGAATACCGATGTACGTgtcaaaaggggcctatgtggtccgggggacgattaaaCCGCATCGGCTGAATGAGCCAACGGTTATCGGACGCATGCCACAGAAGCCAATGACAGACCCGTCTACGGTACCATGGAATTATCAACAAacattggttacgtacaaaggcaaagaaatcacgggggaacttccagaaaatacttctgCTGGAAAATATTCAGACATTCAAGAAGTGAACAATGCCACACGGAAGCGCTTCCCACCccagaagcctgtaagcgttgaagaagcagaGGCTTTCTTCCAGAAGATGAATATGCCTGACTATGAAGTGGTGGATCAGTTGCGCAAATACCCTGAACAAGTGTCTATGCTATCGTTGCTAATGAGGTCCGCCGAACATCAGAAGATCCTGCTCAAAACCTTGAATGAAGCGTATGTGCCGGCTGAGACTTTAGTTGAACAACTTGAAAGAATGATGGAAAGGTTCTTTGCGGTTAATCAAGTTTCTTTTAGCAAGAACGATTTGCCTTCggagggagcagctcacaacaagGCTTTACATCTGACAGTCAAGTGTGAAGACTACTACGCCAAGCGAGTAATATTGGATGGGGCttcgggtgttgacatttgtcctctctccatgctgcaaagaatggaaattagGACCGGAAAgattcgccccaataatgtctgttaa